One genomic window of Streptomyces sp. NBC_01276 includes the following:
- a CDS encoding MDR family MFS transporter, whose protein sequence is MTRPANSGSTTRAECGAFLRCPEPGSTPARQLAYFVPVDQLIAADPTHIGPYRLIARLGEGGMGLVYLGRSEGGRTVAVKVVQAEHAGHPEFRRRFAREVAAARRVGGDWTAAVLDADPEAAVPWVATQYIPGPDLRTVVAEDFGPLPDHSVHTLANRLAVALRAVHGAGLIHRDLKPSNVLVTVDGPRVIDFGIARAMDSLTGDSLHTRTGMLIGSPGFMSPEQVRGRELTPASDVFCLGAVLVYASTGRLLFGAADSGLNAHLFRVAEEEPDLTGVAQPLTGLVRACLEKDPAARPTPQEIADRTAVEQAGEWLPGTVLAQLGRRAARLLDWAPETPAAEPAAPPDPRLPSVPRQHQPVPAPPPPLAPPYAPPYAPTAPAAARSVPAEGFGPPPTALPDPAAPHPRRWWGLGVIALTQLLVLLDVMGFSSALPTVQADLGFADDALNPVTAYVLAFAGLLLLGGYLCDLVGAKRALITGMAGFAVASALCGSAGDPGLLIAARALQGAFAALLTPSALSLVSTGFTDPRERARAFGIYGAVAAGGGALGLLAGGWLAELASWRMSQYASVPLAALALTGAATLLPGRPPGGGARPDLLGVLLGSAGLAALVYGMDEAGQLGWTTPPALGLLAVGVLLLAAFLWRRTRTSGAPSAGYLGGDRDRLGCALAMGLTGAGFLALLPTLTGYMQYVFGYAPGMTGVMLLPLAAAAVLAATQVSARLQHRTAPRVLIVSGLVTAAAGTLLLAALDSGSAYGPHVVPGMVLAGFGSGLASGPLFATATSGVAPQHSGAASGVVVMAQQVGESIGAALLVTLIGARLAASSEENQSEQLMHGYTDTLWWAAGALLLAALAAGLLVRAGAPRTAGVNAR, encoded by the coding sequence CTGACCCGCCCGGCCAACAGCGGTTCGACGACCCGGGCCGAATGCGGGGCGTTCCTCCGGTGTCCGGAGCCCGGGTCCACTCCGGCCCGGCAGTTGGCATACTTCGTCCCCGTGGACCAGTTGATCGCAGCAGACCCGACCCACATCGGCCCCTACCGTCTGATCGCCCGGCTGGGCGAGGGCGGCATGGGCCTGGTCTATCTGGGCCGTTCCGAGGGCGGGCGCACCGTCGCCGTGAAGGTCGTGCAGGCCGAGCACGCCGGGCACCCCGAGTTCCGCAGGCGCTTCGCCCGCGAGGTGGCCGCCGCCCGGCGGGTGGGCGGGGACTGGACGGCAGCGGTCCTCGACGCCGACCCGGAGGCCGCCGTGCCGTGGGTGGCGACGCAGTACATCCCGGGGCCGGACCTGCGCACCGTGGTCGCCGAGGACTTCGGGCCGCTGCCCGACCACTCGGTGCACACCCTCGCCAACCGGCTGGCCGTCGCCCTGCGGGCCGTGCACGGGGCGGGCCTGATCCACCGTGACCTGAAGCCGTCCAACGTACTGGTCACCGTCGACGGCCCCCGCGTCATCGACTTCGGCATCGCGCGGGCGATGGACAGCCTCACCGGGGACAGCCTGCACACCCGCACCGGCATGCTCATCGGCTCCCCCGGCTTCATGTCCCCGGAACAGGTCCGCGGCCGCGAACTCACGCCCGCCAGCGACGTCTTCTGCCTCGGTGCCGTCCTCGTGTACGCCTCCACCGGACGGCTCCTCTTCGGCGCCGCCGACTCCGGACTGAACGCCCACCTCTTCCGGGTCGCCGAGGAGGAACCGGACCTCACCGGCGTTGCGCAGCCGCTGACCGGGCTCGTACGCGCCTGCCTGGAGAAGGACCCGGCCGCCCGGCCCACCCCCCAGGAGATCGCCGACCGGACGGCGGTCGAACAGGCCGGGGAGTGGCTGCCGGGCACGGTACTGGCGCAACTCGGCCGCCGCGCCGCCAGGTTGCTGGACTGGGCCCCCGAGACACCCGCTGCGGAGCCCGCCGCGCCGCCGGACCCCCGCCTCCCCTCCGTGCCGCGCCAGCACCAGCCGGTCCCCGCGCCGCCGCCCCCGTTGGCGCCCCCGTACGCGCCCCCGTACGCGCCCACGGCCCCGGCCGCGGCGCGGTCCGTCCCCGCGGAGGGCTTCGGGCCGCCCCCGACCGCCCTCCCCGACCCGGCCGCCCCGCACCCCAGACGTTGGTGGGGGCTGGGCGTGATCGCCCTGACGCAGCTGCTGGTACTGCTCGACGTGATGGGTTTCAGCTCCGCCCTGCCGACCGTCCAGGCCGATCTCGGCTTCGCCGACGACGCACTGAACCCGGTCACCGCCTACGTACTCGCCTTCGCCGGGCTGCTGCTGCTCGGCGGGTACCTCTGCGACCTCGTCGGCGCCAAGCGGGCCCTGATCACCGGCATGGCCGGCTTCGCGGTGGCCTCCGCGCTCTGCGGCTCGGCCGGCGACCCCGGCCTGCTGATCGCGGCGCGCGCCCTGCAGGGCGCGTTCGCCGCCTTGCTGACACCGTCCGCGCTGTCCCTGGTGTCCACGGGTTTCACCGACCCGAGGGAACGCGCCCGGGCCTTCGGGATCTACGGGGCGGTCGCGGCCGGCGGCGGGGCGCTCGGGCTGCTCGCGGGTGGCTGGCTCGCGGAGCTGGCGTCCTGGCGGATGTCGCAGTACGCCTCCGTCCCGCTGGCGGCGCTCGCGCTGACCGGCGCGGCCACCCTGCTGCCGGGCCGCCCGCCCGGCGGCGGTGCCCGCCCCGACCTGCTCGGCGTGCTGCTCGGTTCCGCCGGACTCGCCGCCCTGGTCTACGGCATGGACGAGGCCGGGCAGCTCGGCTGGACCACTCCCCCGGCCCTGGGCCTCCTCGCGGTGGGCGTCCTCCTGCTCGCGGCCTTCCTGTGGCGGCGGACCAGGACGTCCGGTGCCCCGTCGGCCGGGTACCTCGGCGGGGACCGCGACCGCCTCGGCTGCGCCCTGGCGATGGGCCTGACCGGCGCAGGGTTCCTGGCGCTGCTCCCCACGCTCACCGGCTACATGCAGTACGTCTTCGGATACGCCCCGGGCATGACCGGGGTGATGCTCCTGCCGCTGGCCGCCGCGGCCGTCCTCGCCGCCACACAGGTCTCGGCGCGCCTCCAGCACCGCACCGCGCCCCGCGTGCTGATCGTGTCGGGACTGGTCACCGCCGCCGCCGGGACGCTGCTCCTCGCCGCCCTCGACTCCGGCAGCGCCTACGGGCCCCATGTGGTGCCCGGCATGGTCCTCGCCGGTTTCGGCAGCGGTCTGGCCTCCGGACCCCTCTTCGCCACCGCCACCTCCGGCGTCGCCCCGCAGCACTCCGGCGCGGCCTCGGGGGTCGTCGTCATGGCCCAGCAGGTGGGCGAGTCGATCGGCGCGGCACTGCTCGTGACCCTCATCGGCGCCCGTCTGGCCGCTTCGTCGGAGGAGAACCAGTCCGAGCAGCTGATGCACGGCTACACCGACACCCTCTGGTGGGCGGCCGGCGCCCTGCTGCTGGCGGCCCTGGCCGCCGGCCTGCTGGTCAGGGCCGGGGCACCCAGGACGGCCGGCGTCAACGCCCGGTGA
- the aac(6') gene encoding aminoglycoside 6'-N-acetyltransferase encodes MELRGDKVVLRPVAVGDGEVLDRIVREPEVAAWWSPPDDFEGMLAVVFEGEVIGAIQFEEEADPEFRHAGIDIFLTARHHGKGLGTDAVRTLARLLVHERGHHRLTIDPAAANTAAIRSYGKVGFKPVGIMRAYWRDHRTGTWQDGLLMDLLAEELI; translated from the coding sequence ATGGAGCTGCGTGGGGACAAGGTCGTGCTGCGACCGGTGGCCGTCGGCGATGGAGAGGTCCTTGACAGGATCGTGCGGGAGCCGGAAGTCGCGGCGTGGTGGTCGCCCCCGGACGACTTCGAGGGCATGCTCGCCGTTGTCTTCGAGGGCGAGGTCATCGGAGCGATCCAGTTCGAGGAAGAAGCCGACCCCGAGTTCCGGCACGCCGGCATCGATATCTTCCTGACAGCGCGCCATCACGGGAAGGGACTCGGCACCGACGCCGTACGCACCCTGGCTCGGTTGCTGGTGCACGAACGCGGCCATCATCGGCTGACCATTGACCCCGCCGCGGCCAACACCGCGGCGATCCGCAGCTACGGCAAGGTCGGGTTCAAGCCCGTGGGGATCATGCGCGCTTACTGGCGCGACCACCGGACGGGCACCTGGCAGGACGGACTGCTTATGGATCTGCTTGCCGAGGAGCTGATCTGA
- a CDS encoding CHAT domain-containing protein, giving the protein MSDEVYAAIERLALGLWGPSVIPPRDAPAEQWAALALRVAETVTARPRPEGPGAPPAEAVTALVLRPGTEARPLWQVADESLMVSRALDDTAHAYQGEDDAELIGLARSLLDGTPERAAADGSGPAGFRVCPPVVLSRYGSSDADTDDDTDRRTLETECRSELRDGTDRLRLRRARSALGLILLTRYERTSGPEDLDEAVELLEQAVRFAAPDSLEDTAHGDLARALSLRFVRSGDSSDLGPAIEHAMAASVFDRTGAPVGDRAATWQAVLGNALCMRYDALGAPRDVENAVHAFGESLRRLPAEHPDTPELRSHLGAALLRRHELTGAADDLRASRALLGGTRWASERAAALHAEFLRSGDLEALDGAVADGIAGVGQLPDRRLLPGALHDLAAYCLSRHETLGVRSDAQAAHDLLTVARRLSRAGTPAYALLLVGLGRALLALFPGMGIDSLTSAAELFEEAGGIAGTAPELEAEAVVLLCGTLRRLGRFLDDPPLRGARADALDARLGELANRLRAVAAADAYPSVLLERARLRRVLGDPAGGGELARQALDERLWELLAEPDPGHAHRSARRNLDAACELAAWLLEDGAPDRAFAVVESARALALRAATETVPVARQLGSLGLDGLRARWLRAVEPASRGEAPGGAAVLRAAGSAAPAHAPVPAELRPLVLEALSGAADTDPVVGDFTGTTTQDRTAELCREIGADAVVHLLPGDGERSGWALVLHRAGPVSALRLPSLHVGADALRTFVGAHDHLLRYPRSGPAGWGRALRAVCDWAWTAAMRDLAGHLVPEDGVGRRGVPRVVLVPTGVLGLVPWHAARRKVGLPDGTRGHRYALEDLGISYAPSARALEWFAARTLAPLDGGGLVVMDPLRDLPHARREAADIHRWHYAKGTRLGSSGEPGSSPATPRAVLDALHPGAGGPRPPVAHFACHARTCVPAADSHLLLAGGQRLSAGRLLADGTRATGPGPGSLVVLSACATAVPGARYDEALSLATAFASRGAAAVVGSLWAVGDADTAQLMTEYHHFLNLDGLAPAEALRQAQLRMLERARRRGAGGGPAARTRAEDPARWAAFVHHGRGLPLPGDAARGPGPEDRVAFRPAGPGTQVRQPILGRLPGSGRAEYAWKCPEPGCARETTGDAKAPYDEDCCPDHPHQAFEPVLPRG; this is encoded by the coding sequence GTGAGTGACGAGGTGTACGCCGCGATCGAGCGGCTGGCCCTGGGCCTGTGGGGTCCCTCCGTGATCCCGCCGCGGGACGCCCCCGCCGAACAGTGGGCCGCCCTGGCCCTGCGGGTGGCGGAGACCGTGACGGCACGGCCCCGCCCCGAGGGCCCGGGCGCTCCCCCCGCCGAGGCGGTCACCGCCCTGGTCCTGCGCCCGGGCACGGAGGCTCGGCCCCTGTGGCAGGTCGCGGACGAGTCCCTGATGGTGAGCCGGGCTCTCGACGACACCGCTCACGCGTACCAGGGCGAGGACGACGCCGAGCTGATCGGACTCGCCCGGAGCCTCCTCGACGGCACCCCCGAGAGGGCCGCGGCGGACGGTTCGGGCCCGGCCGGTTTCCGGGTGTGTCCCCCGGTGGTGCTCTCCCGCTACGGATCCTCCGACGCGGACACCGACGACGACACCGACCGGCGGACCCTGGAGACCGAATGCCGCAGCGAGCTCCGCGACGGCACGGACCGGCTGCGCCTGCGCCGGGCGCGCTCCGCCCTCGGCCTGATCCTGCTCACGCGGTACGAGCGCACGTCAGGTCCGGAGGATCTGGACGAGGCCGTCGAACTGCTGGAGCAGGCCGTACGGTTCGCCGCCCCCGACAGCCTCGAGGACACCGCCCACGGCGACCTCGCCCGCGCCCTCTCCCTCCGGTTCGTCCGCTCGGGCGATTCCTCCGATCTCGGCCCGGCCATCGAACACGCCATGGCGGCAAGCGTGTTCGACCGGACCGGAGCACCGGTGGGCGACCGTGCCGCCACCTGGCAGGCCGTACTCGGCAACGCCCTCTGCATGCGCTACGACGCCCTCGGCGCGCCGAGGGACGTGGAGAACGCCGTCCACGCGTTCGGCGAGTCCCTCCGCCGCCTCCCCGCCGAGCACCCCGACACGCCGGAGCTGCGCTCCCATCTCGGGGCCGCGCTGCTGCGCCGTCACGAGCTCACGGGAGCGGCCGACGACCTCCGCGCCTCCCGCGCGCTGCTCGGCGGAACTCGGTGGGCCTCCGAGCGGGCGGCGGCGCTGCACGCCGAGTTCCTGCGCAGCGGGGACCTCGAGGCCCTCGACGGCGCCGTGGCCGACGGCATCGCCGGGGTCGGGCAGCTGCCCGACCGCCGGCTGCTGCCCGGGGCACTGCACGACCTGGCGGCCTACTGCCTGTCCCGGCACGAGACGCTCGGCGTCCGGTCCGACGCACAGGCCGCGCACGACCTGCTGACGGTCGCACGACGGCTCTCGCGCGCGGGAACACCCGCGTACGCCCTCCTCCTGGTCGGTCTCGGGCGGGCGCTCCTCGCCCTCTTCCCGGGCATGGGGATCGACTCGCTGACCTCGGCGGCGGAGCTGTTCGAGGAGGCGGGCGGGATCGCCGGGACGGCCCCCGAGCTGGAGGCCGAAGCGGTCGTACTCCTTTGCGGGACGTTGCGCCGGCTGGGCCGTTTCCTCGATGACCCGCCCCTGCGTGGGGCGAGGGCCGACGCGCTGGACGCCAGGCTCGGCGAGCTGGCGAACCGGCTGCGCGCGGTGGCCGCCGCAGACGCGTACCCGTCCGTCCTCCTCGAACGCGCCCGCCTGCGGCGCGTCCTGGGGGATCCGGCGGGCGGCGGCGAACTCGCCCGCCAGGCGCTCGACGAACGGCTCTGGGAGCTCCTCGCCGAGCCGGATCCCGGCCACGCCCACCGGTCCGCCCGCCGGAACCTCGACGCGGCCTGCGAGCTGGCCGCCTGGCTCCTGGAGGACGGGGCTCCCGACCGTGCCTTCGCGGTCGTCGAATCCGCCCGCGCCCTCGCCCTGCGCGCCGCCACCGAAACGGTTCCGGTCGCACGGCAGTTGGGCTCGCTCGGCCTGGACGGGCTGCGTGCCCGGTGGCTGCGGGCCGTGGAGCCGGCGTCGCGCGGAGAGGCCCCCGGGGGCGCTGCTGTCCTGCGTGCTGCCGGCTCGGCCGCTCCGGCCCACGCCCCGGTGCCCGCGGAGCTGCGTCCCCTCGTCCTCGAAGCGCTCTCCGGTGCCGCGGACACCGACCCCGTCGTCGGCGACTTCACGGGCACGACGACGCAGGACAGGACGGCCGAGCTCTGCCGGGAGATCGGCGCGGACGCTGTGGTGCACCTGCTCCCCGGCGACGGGGAGCGGTCCGGCTGGGCGCTGGTGCTGCACCGGGCCGGCCCGGTCTCGGCCCTGCGGCTGCCCTCGCTTCATGTGGGGGCCGACGCGTTGCGCACCTTCGTGGGCGCCCACGACCACCTTCTGCGGTACCCCCGCAGCGGCCCGGCCGGCTGGGGGCGGGCCCTGCGGGCCGTCTGCGACTGGGCGTGGACGGCGGCGATGCGCGACCTGGCCGGTCACCTCGTCCCAGAGGACGGTGTGGGCCGGAGAGGGGTCCCCCGTGTCGTGCTCGTCCCCACCGGAGTGCTCGGCCTCGTCCCCTGGCACGCCGCGCGGCGCAAGGTGGGACTGCCCGACGGTACCCGGGGCCACCGGTACGCCCTCGAAGACCTCGGTATCAGTTACGCGCCGTCCGCCCGGGCCCTGGAGTGGTTCGCCGCTCGCACCCTCGCCCCTCTCGACGGCGGCGGCCTCGTCGTGATGGACCCGCTCCGCGACCTTCCCCACGCCCGCCGGGAGGCGGCCGACATCCACCGCTGGCACTACGCCAAGGGAACGCGGCTGGGCAGCTCGGGAGAGCCCGGCAGCAGCCCGGCCACTCCGCGGGCCGTCCTCGACGCCCTGCACCCCGGTGCCGGCGGCCCCCGCCCGCCGGTGGCCCACTTCGCCTGCCACGCCAGGACCTGCGTGCCCGCCGCCGACTCGCACCTGCTGCTCGCCGGCGGTCAGCGCCTGAGCGCCGGCCGGCTGCTCGCCGACGGCACCCGCGCGACGGGCCCCGGGCCCGGGAGCCTCGTCGTCCTCTCGGCATGCGCCACGGCCGTACCCGGCGCCCGCTACGACGAGGCCCTGAGCCTGGCCACGGCCTTCGCCTCGCGCGGAGCCGCGGCCGTCGTGGGGTCGCTGTGGGCCGTGGGCGACGCCGACACCGCGCAGCTCATGACCGAGTACCACCACTTCCTGAACCTCGACGGACTCGCGCCCGCCGAAGCCCTGCGCCAAGCGCAGCTGCGCATGCTGGAGCGTGCCCGACGCCGCGGTGCCGGCGGCGGCCCGGCGGCCCGGACCCGGGCCGAGGACCCGGCGCGCTGGGCGGCCTTCGTCCACCACGGCCGGGGACTGCCGCTGCCCGGTGACGCCGCACGCGGGCCCGGCCCGGAGGACCGGGTCGCGTTCCGCCCGGCGGGACCCGGTACGCAGGTCCGTCAGCCCATCCTGGGCAGGCTCCCCGGCTCGGGCAGAGCCGAGTACGCCTGGAAGTGCCCGGAGCCCGGGTGCGCGCGGGAGACGACCGGCGACGCGAAGGCCCCGTACGACGAGGACTGCTGTCCGGACCACCCCCACCAGGCCTTCGAGCCGGTGCTGCCCCGTGGGTGA